One Phaseolus vulgaris cultivar G19833 chromosome 2, P. vulgaris v2.0, whole genome shotgun sequence DNA window includes the following coding sequences:
- the LOC137810656 gene encoding xyloglucan O-acetyltransferase 1-like produces the protein MGTTLLLKDRLVFFTNRFVFSTFYVLVPATLLCTYLYLLSLTQHSTTTTYHSSFSSPPPPLPSSSPFSTEKDKVYHHSCDYSNGDWVHDKSGPLYNATTCGTIKESEKCISNGRPDMGYLYWRWKPNECNLPRFEPLTFLQLVQNKHIAFVGDSLARNQLESLLCMLATVSTPNLVYKSANDNKFRRWHFPSHNANLSLYWSPFLVQGVERSNEGPYYNTMYLDHVNERWARDIEWFDMIVVSYGHWFLLPSVYYEDGLVIGSLNCPDLNHTQMDFYVPLRKVLRTTLSSIIERKRSKGKSEVDVIVKTFSPAHFEGDWNKAGTCLKTKPYKKEEKEVEGMDGEIRKIEIEEVENAKAKASEFGGFRLDILDVTKLALLRPDGHPGPYMNPFPFANGVPEHVQNDCVHWCLPGPIDTWNEIFLQIIKK, from the exons ATGGGAACCACACTGTTGCTTAAAGATAGATTGGTTTTTTTCACAAACAGATTTGTTTTCTCCACTTTCTATGTTCTGGTTCCTGCAACTCTGCTTTGCACATACCTCTACCTTCTTTCCCTTACTCAACattccaccaccaccacctaccattcttctttttcttctcctcctcctcctctgcCTTCATCATCTCCTTTTTCTACAG AAAAGGACAAAGTTTACCATCACTCATGTGACTACTCTAATGGTGATTGGGTTCATGACAAAAGTGGTCCTTTATACAATGCAACTACATGTGGTACAATAAAAGAGAGTGAGAAATGCATCTCTAATGGAAGGCCTGACATGGGCTATCTCTATTGGAGATGGAAGCCCAATGAATGCAATCTTCCAAGGTTTGAACCTCTCACTTTTCTCCAACTAGTTCAGAACAAACACATAGCATTTGTTGGGGACTCTTTGGCTAGGAACCAACTTGAGTCTCTTCTTTGCATGTTAGCCACTGTTTCAACCCCAAACCTTGTCTACAAAAGTGCCAACGACAACAAATTTCGTCGTTGGCACTTCCCTTCTCACAATGCAAACTTGTCCTTGTATTGGTCGCCTTTTCTTGTGCAAGGGGTTGAAAGATCAAATGAAGGGCCTTATTACAACACCATGTATTTGGATCATGTTAATGAGAGGTGGGCAAGGGATATAGAGTGGTTTGACATGATTGTAGTGTCATATGGGCATTGGTTTTTGCTTCCTTCTGTTTACTACGAGGATGGTTTGGTTATAGGAAGCCTAAATTGTCCTGATCTTAATCACACCCAGATGGATTTTTATGTTCCATTAAGGAAGGTTTTGAGGACTACTCTGAGTAGCATAATTGAGAGAAAGAGGAGTAAAGGAAAGAGTGAAGTTGATGTGATTGTGAAGACATTTTCACCTGCTCATTTTGAGGGTGATTGGAATAAGGCTGGAACTTGTTTGAAGACTAAGCCTTATAAgaaggaggagaaggaagttgaAGGTATGGATGGTGAGATCAGAAAGATTGAGATAGAAGAAGTGGAGAATGCAAAGGCAAAAGCCAGTGAATTTGGAGGGTTTAGATTAGATATACTTGATGTGACAAAGTTGGCATTGTTGAGACCAGATGGTCACCCTGGTCCTTATATGAATCCCTTCCCATTTGCTAATGGGGTCCCA